Proteins encoded together in one Antennarius striatus isolate MH-2024 chromosome 13, ASM4005453v1, whole genome shotgun sequence window:
- the LOC137606555 gene encoding transcription factor Ovo-like 2 gives MSYTQLVSNLPPQPRPRSSPGSGDLVCSVCHKVFPLQRMLTRHLKCHSLVKRHPCRFCGKGFNDTFDLKRHMRTHTGIRPYRCELCEKAFTQRCSLESHMRKIHGVHQQYAYRQRRSKIFVCEDCGFTSTRPDEYFLHVRQCHPGSPALRRYYRRQAHENSSFTSAEHKPNPYWLYPPPAYYM, from the exons ATGTCATACACTCAGCTGGTTTCTAATCTTCCCCCACAGCCCCGGCCTCGTAGTTCCCCCGGGTCGGGGGACTTGGTGTGCTCCGTGTGCCACAAGGTGTTCCCTCTGCAGCGCATGTTGACCCGACACCTGAAGTGCCACAGCCTGGTGAAGAGACACCCCTGTCGCTTCTGTGGCAAAGGATTCAACGACACCTTTGACCTGAAGAGGCatatgagaacacacacag GTATCCGTCCCTACAGGTGTGAACTGTGTGAGAAAGCCTTCACCCAGCGCTGCTCTCTGGAGTCCCACATGAGGAAGATCCACGGCGTCCACCAGCAGTACGCCTACCGCCAGAGACGCTCCAAGATCTTTGTGTGTGAGGACTGTGGCTTCACCTCCACCCGCCCTGACGAGTACTTCCTCCACGTCAGGCAGTGTCACCCCGGAAGCCCCGCCCTCCGCAGGTACTACCGCCGACAGGCCCACGAGAACAGCAGCTTCACGTCGGCGGAACACAAACCCAACCCCTACTGGCTGTACCCGCCTCCTGCGTACTACATGTAG